The Coffea arabica cultivar ET-39 chromosome 6e, Coffea Arabica ET-39 HiFi, whole genome shotgun sequence genome contains the following window.
TCGCCGAAAGAAGGAATATGAATCAAGAGTGCGTTATTGAAGTTGGGATGTTAACTGAGTGAGATGAAACTGTCTGCGTATGAGAAAAAGCGACGGAGGAATTGAGGGAAAGGGAGTTGAACCAGAAGGCAAGAAGATCGCGGGGGTTATTAAGAGCGCAGAGGCATCGGAACGGTGGTGGGGCCTAGCCATGAGATGCAGATAACGTGGCTCAATTTGATGTTCGGAGCGTGGCATTTGAATGATGAAAACCCCAGTTCAGATAAGAAAGGGAGGAAGTTATTGGTTTCTTTCGGGAGGGCAGAGGGCAGAGGGCAGAGGGGAGGACACTGGAGGGGAAAGGTGAGGCGACCTGCATTATGATTATGGGGAATTCTTTACTTTAttagtaattaaaaaaaaaaaggtggtcATAATTGTCAAAATTACCGCTTCAGGAGTATTAGTGGATGTGCTACAGCGGAATTTTATCTGCGGGTGGTGACGGGacgttctttttgtttttttggtaaCAAATTGCCAAATACTGGGTGCGTCTGGATAGAGATTAGCTGtagatttgtttggatagagtatgatttaaaatattatttagaataattaatgtaacactttttatgatgtgatgtatataatataaaaaaatatatttatgatgcaagcgaaatattatttgaaaaaatgagATATCCAAACAAATCCAGTATTTGGTAGTGGATTATTAAGGAACAATTATTGTagaactccctctctcttttttttcttctttttttgtaatttgattgtaagtgaaataaaaaaatcttaaaaatacATAAAGCTGGATAGAAAACGTATATTTATGATGcaacaaaaaataatatttaaaaaataattgtttCCCCATTGTATCGAGTTACTGTACATCTATCTATAATTataataagggataatttcaaaaacctcctctgagatttttaacaatttcgCTAGTCTTccctaaaatttataaaattacatAAACTTCCTCTAAATTTAAGATTTTTGTATcaaaattagtccaattagaaacaaataatataaaaaaaatactttaaGGAGAGAGATGAAATTTTTATTCCATAAATACCTCTTATGCATATATATAAGTTCTATtagcaaatgaataaaaataattaaagttaGAAACAATTAATACACACATTTCACTATTCAAAAGTTCATATTTAATAAATCAGACAATACAAATAAGCAATAGAACTACACTAATGATCACAAGATTCAATAAAATAGCTTTGTCATCTCTTTTAACATGATATTTGCTAtaattcttgtgattttgaacagaaaaaatttgtaaattttGCCTTTGTTTTCCCTCATTTCTCCTTTACTAATATCTAACGATTAAGTAATTCGAgtactaattaactattagtaattaattaattgaaataacTGTTTGGAAATTCTGTTAATAATGAACGATGACttgtaattataaaataaaatcaattgATATACCTAATGACACTATTTTGTGATTGATAGAATTTGACAATAATTAGAAATGAGTTGTACATAATGTGAGAGAAGGGCTTTGGTAGAAgagaaagataaaaatcaaaagaaagttgttcctgaagattttttttttcaaaaaattttaaatctatAGCAGTTGTAACGTAATTCCGTGGAAATAAAGGAgaaatgaggaaaaaaaaatgcaaattttgaaaaaaattttattcaaaatcatACGAATCATAGTAAATATCATGTTAAAAGAGATGACTAATTTATTTTGCTAAATCTTGTAATCATTGGtgtagttttattatttatttatattgtctaatttattaaatataaaatttttgagTGGTAAAATGtgtgtattaattattttaatttttaattatttttattcttttagtaATACACACATATATGCATACACGCATATAAAGAggtatttatgaaataaaagtattatctctttttttaaagtatttttttaatgttactttttctaattagattaattttgttatcaaaacttTTTAATTTCAGAGGagatttgtgtaattttgtaaacttcaagggaggttgGTGAatttgtcagaaacctcagggacgtttctaaaattatccctaaaaataataaacaaacaaggatagatgGATAATGATAACAATGTTTTGGGGGGTTGCGGATGAAGGTGGGAGGATGAGCAAATTTGAGCTATAACATAAACTGTCGTTTTGTTAACTGTTGTGGCCGGATCGGTTCCTCAGCGGAAGAGAAGAGGAGGAGCAGCAAAATCCAAAAGCACACtttgttgtaaaaaaaaaaaagcggtGCAGCATTTGGCAGTGCGTCAGGAAATTCGTTGAACATTGACGAGGCGAGGCAAAAGCTTCAAGCTTGGACGAAAAGAaggaaggattttttttttttttttttttgggggtttaATTGTTTTTAGCTTTACTTCTTCTTTCTGGCCGAGGGGGGAAAAAAACCGCTCAGATGAGGCACCTACGTAGCGGTCGCACTCGCATGCTGATGCCGAAAGTGGGTGGGACTTAGAAttgtatataaataaatatattgatCCTTATCATTAAATTTTCGCGGGAAAAATTGATGGTCACTGATTATTCTGAGATTATCCATTTACAACAGATTCATCCATTCAGGACTACTCCGTAAAGCAGCTGAATGACAGAAactgttttggtggtttgtgcTTTTTTCGGTTTGTTTTCACAAATCTGCTGGCTGTGGCTGTGGCCCTGAGTGAGATGAGAGGAggcctctttctttctttctttctttacaaAATTGGATGTGTGGGGACGCTTTCACCGCCGGGCCGAGAGAGTCCAAGAATTTTCCATAGTCATCGATGGCCATATAAAGCGATCCACCCATCAGTGTCAAGTACCCATCATCAACTCCCACTAGTATTACCTATTgacattattattatcatcCAACGACAGGTGAGGTGAGTGAGGTAATCatctttgttttcttctttcttattcAATCAATTCTCTCTAAATAAACACTTCTTCTGCTTCCCCCCACTTCCGTGTGTGCCGTGCGtgtatcttcttcttctattgGCTTCAAACACAACACCAGGAGCAGTTTTAAAATCTGACCGCCTTCCCTTCTTCACTTCTCATCCTTGGTTTCCAACTTTTTCCGGGGTAAGCACACAActttgcaaaaaaaatttatttattttttttaattttaaaaatgttTCTCTCGACGAAAATCCGCATCGCCgcattctccttttcttttttaataagaaagaaggaagatAAGGACACGGGAGCACGAGTCGGCTGGATACATTATCAAATTCCACTGTGAAGCACCTTTTTTCTCTTATCCTGTCTCGCTGACCTAAACCGCGGAGGCACAACATTTAATGTGAAAGCGAAATAACACATCATGGACATCAGACCGAACCTGATTTACgtgtaaaaaataataataataataataaacaaatAGCACGGAAAGAAATTTCTcggtcatatatatatatatatatatatatcatattacgGATATGAAGCGCGCGGGAAGAGTTCGTATCTCGCTCCCTCTTCGTCTTCCTCAGAAAAGACTACCGACAGGACGGAGTTGGACGAAGCAAAATCAATTTGAATTTTACCTATTGAGGTTACAAACCGTCGCAAGTACAAACAAGCAATTAATCTCTCAATCCACCCCCCGTTACAGCAGAGCAGAGGAGGACTAATCATGACGCTATCACAGATCTCCCACTGTTCCGACCACCTAGCCCAATTCCTAATCCTACAGGAACGCTATCAGTTTTCTGGTTGTTTTTATGATGAGTACAGAGGGAAGAATGAACATGAGACTGATGGGTGTTTGAGCTCTTATTCACGTTAACTACAACATGACCACCATTCCCGTCGGTGTTGCCATTGGTTTGATGAGAATGGCATGCCCCATTTTGAAGGTTTGACGTCCTCCCAATCTGCATCATCCCGATACCTTCCGATTCACCTGATTCCTCGTCACGCTCGATGTCTTCATTGTAACCAGTTATCAAGAAATCTGAACAGTTCCTCTTACACCCATGATCGTAACGATTCCTGAACCGCCCACCAGGCCCCCGCAGGTAGCTATACCGCATTATATTTGCTACCTCATTCGTCGTAATATTACGAGAGATCTGTGGCAccaaaaaggaattaaaattctGAATTAGTCGAGAAACAACACGATACTTCTCCGAACCAAAGGATGAACGTGTTAAAAGACTGATGAAGACCGAGCAAAAACTAAAGCCTGTTCGCTGCAGCCCTTGAGTTGTAAAATCATTTAAGTTCACAAGACAAACATTACTGAAATTTCATCTCCTCCTACAGGATCTTCTACAAACGTTGGAATACCTGAGAAGCCTGAACAGCAGTCAAGATAGCCACTCCTGAGAAGAGGAAAATGTCTGAGACAATAAATGCAAAAGCACCAACATGTTCGTTTGCAGCATGGCTCAACCATCCCCCAAATGAAGATGGAGCTAGTGGATCGGTCAAGACTCCTGCAGCATAAAGCACGTTCGATATATAGCATTGTAGAAGAACAGGCAAATCATAACGAGATAATAAGCAGGaaaaaaatgcgtgatatgagGAAGAGAACGAGACATGCATAAAAGGTAAAAAATGGCTTACTTGTAAGAGCAACACCACCAGTTATCACCATGGCCAAGGCTTCCACAACAAGAAATAAGAAGAAATCCCATTTGTTTTTCTGAATGAGATCAGAGCCAGCATAAATCAGATGTACGTTTTATTTAAAACAAGCTGTAGATTCAGAGCCACATACATTTGCAAAAGGAACAGCACATCTACTAAACATTTACACGAGACAATCATATACCCCACATTTATTGACCAAACCAGCTAAGAAATTACCTGTCTTAGTAATTATTacaaccaccaccaccaccaaaaaaaaaaaaggcttgtATTTGGTGGTTTCCATTTCTCCTACATTGAAACCCATAACGTGCACAACTCTACGCAGGTAGGTAACTCCTACATTTACAAGTCAGGTAATACAGAAATTTTCAAGGTCCTCAAGAATCATCAAACTTCTAGGTGTACCAGATCTATGTTTTGCAAGCACACTGCAAATAACGGTTCTGGATATAGCTCTATGCTTTCTCAACTGCAGCAACTTTAACCAATCTTGGACCAGCAGGATAAAAAAAGACCTTATCATTATCTTAAGCTGCCAATGCAACAGTAGCCTAAAACTATTGCCACCACCATGCTCTTTTTTCCTCAAACACTTGGCTTGCTTATGCTACGTGTAATGAGTGATGAAGTATCAAAACAGATATGAATTCATAGGATATAAATGCAAAAGGTTAAAAAAACCAACCTTGCCAATGCAATTAGACACCCAAGGGCAATGATGGTCAAATTGTTCAACACACCGATCACACGTGGAACAGTGCTTTGCACGAAGAGGCCTAACAATCTGATATGAGATGACCAAATTAGGTTAAAAACAACAAATATAAAACTAAAGTCCAAATGAGAAGAGTGAGAAATAGATAGCACCTTGCAGGTAGAGCAAAGCTGAGCCCAGTTCCCAGCAAGTAGTGCAGGATGATTTATTTCCATCTTCAGCAAGGGTTCCTAACAGAAAATTACAAATGAAATACTGATAAGATTTCAAGAATATCTctcaaatgaaatgcaagttacATGCATCTAGTCAGAGAGCAAGATTTAACATGAAGGAAGCATTAGTTCGTACAACTTAAGGCCATACATTATTAAGGTTGTAATAGAGAAccaagaggaagaaaaggggTTGGGGCAACTTACATCATCTCTTGTATTCTGGGAATCATGCATATTCACCTTAATATAACCTGGATCTTTGCTGCAATAAAAAAAGCCCCACGCTTTTAAGCCTATTGCAAGTAAAAGCATTTCTGAAGCTAGTCCTAGTGCTCAACTAAATCAACAAATGACAAAATGGAAATCTTGAAATGGGCAGTTTCAATGTTGGTGGGCCTAATAATTCACCACATCGGCTCAACCAAAGAGATGATCAATGGAAAAGAACAGTGTTGATAACAAGAGTCCTACAGCTTTGGAAAGattaagaacttcaagattttgtAATAGTTTTGACAATTATAAGAACCACCTTTAAGTATCACAACTACTTATCCAGCAGCAAGTCTACAGAAGCATATGAAAGATTGTATTTTAGGTCGCCAACTAtataaagaaaaaagggagtACCTGCTGCATCTGTAAAACAAAACTAATCCAGAAGTTGCTAGGAAAACACCCAGCCATGCGAGAAGAGCGAAGCCAGCTGTCAATTTTGGCAGATTTGGAGCTGCACTCAAGCGAATGTAATACAGCATATTAGAGGCAATATAACGTGCACAGGTAAGGCCCAAATGAAAAACCAACAACTAGTAGGAAAGGTACCCATGATTACTGAATGAGTGTAGGTCACAAGAAGCGAAAATATTGTGCACCAAAGAACAGGAGCAAGCCCCAATTTTGATAGTTTCCCAAGGCGGCTGTTTCCATCACAACGTTTGTCAAGCAGCTTTCTGGCATTACCCTGCAAAACACAAGCTTTATACTTCAGAAACATGGATGCGAAAAGCTCTGTCAGAAGCCAATAATGTTCAAAGAACTACTGCTCATGTACTGCAAAATGATAGTGGGCTTCGACCTAGGAatcaaaaagataaaaagataagCACAACTCTATTGGAAGTTCACCATGTGGAAAGCCTGCATTACCAGGTTTCTGAAACAATCACCACTCACTGATCCGTTgtgaaattttgcattttccaaGGCATATCCACATGAAGTTCAAATGACTCACATATAAATGTAGGGATACTTCTGGGAATAGTGATATTTGTGCCAACTTAAGGAAAGAAGATATCATGGTCGTCATGACTATGTGATCCAAAAAGACTTCTAGAAGGCTGAGACAATGTCCAGGCAAATGATTCTCACAATCTGAAACATGCATATTCCCATGCTACTGACAAAAAATAGATCTAAAGCAAAAGGAAGCTTCTGTAAAAAAAGAATCCACAGGGCAAAATATCACATCATCAGTGTCCATAGTAATCAAAGATTTCGTTGCTATTCAGACTTGTAGATTTGCACCAAGTTGGCCAAAATATAGTGTGTTGCTAATCTTGCCATGACTAGACTGAGATCAACTAAGGGACACTAAAAAACCAACACAATGCTTTTGAACAAGACAAGCTGACAACCTAAACAGGTGGATTAACTGCGGACAACGGTAGCAATTAACCAATTTAATTGCCATAAATCGTCAATACCGAATAATATTCTGGAGAGTTGtttgcaaaaaattttaaaaaattaaaaaattaaataaaaacttGAAGTCTAATTTTCTGGAGCACAAAATACGAAGAACAACAAATAGTAGAGTATGTTGATGTAAGTTTGACATCACATGTAATAGTTTATTAGATACCTACAAGGAAAAATGCAACTTGTCTGTGATTCTTATCAGACGCAAGTTGTGCTGGTGTAAAGCCAGTATTATCTGTCAACATGAGATCTTCCTTCTTGCCAGCCTGTACCAACACTGTGCATGCTTCTAAGTTACCTCTGATAGCAGCCCAATGTAGAGGAGTACAGCCTAAAAATGGAAGCATTATGAGAGATCAATTTAAATTTAAGCAGTATATTCTCACTTGTTAGTACTTTTCAAACTCATAGTTCATGTCTAcagcaaaggaaaaaaggaacagaaaCATTTAAAAGTTACCCTCTTTATCCTGTCTTCCTCTATATGCATCCAAAAATAGCAGAAGACGTATACAGTCTGCAAAACCCTTGTATGCAGCCCTACAATTACATTCCAAAGTGAAAATAGAGCACTCAATTCATATTATTGTTATACAGATAAACGGTAAAACTTCAAAAGCTGGCAGCATCTGCAGGCAAAAAGCAACTGATGCACTGGAGCTCTATATTCCCCTTTGCTGTTGATACCAGTATCAAAGAAGGGAAGTATTCAGCATGGGATACTGAATACATATTTAAGATTTAAAGAGATGTAAAAGACAAAACAACATTCCAACCACACACTTTAAAATGTTGGTTGAATCTGAATTAACTTCAATTTCACATGGATAGCCTAAAGATTGCATATTGATGAAATATGTCAGGCTCATAGGCATGCTGGACAGCTAGCAAGTTCTTGGCAAGTATGTGTCTGCTGAAAACACGACTAAGATCTAATagaaagctaagaaaccaaTAATATCACATCAGGGATGAAGAAATCCTCAAAGTTTTCATAACATCTAAAGTTAAGGGATGACATAGTATAAGAAAGACTTGGataattcaacaaaaaaaaaaacaattatgGGTGTTCAAATACCTACATGCCTAGCTGTCAACAGTGTTAAAAAAATTGCAACAAAAGCTTTTCCTctgattttagaaaataaaaattacatttttcaaGTACCAGTGCAAAGGGCTCCTTCCATCATTATCAGGGACATCAGGATCAGCATTCCACTTTGTTACAATGTAATAAAGGAAAGATGTCTGACCATATTGCGCAGCAACGTGAGTTGTCTGCAACAAAGATGGCAAGTATCCAGAATTCAATATTCAACATGAAGACAAGGTATTTGCTCAGAGACATAAGAGTACAGATCACGATTTATGACAAAACCATACAAGTCTTAAGGTATACGACTCAGTCTTCTAAACAGCAAAATGGTACATAAAGCAAagtttttgaatgaaaacaaACCTGATAGCCATACATATCAGCTGCATTCACCCGAGCACCCTCTTGAAGTAAAACTTCAGCCACCTGGATAGCACCCCGAACTGCACTCCAATGGAGTGCCGTTTGTCCTGTATGATCTGCAGCATTCACGTCTCCACCACGCTGCCAGCAATGTGTCACAACAAAACTATCACTCAAACTGAGGCCATTGTTTCAACTACagcattttaaaaaaataataatggtagTTTCAATGCCAGTCCATCTCATATTCAACTCAACGAAAGGAAACCATATCATATGATGCCCCTAGAAATAATTGAAATCCAAGCAACACTAGCTTTAGGATTAGTGTTTGAATACTAAGTACACCTGCATGCCTCATTTCAAGAAGAATATAGTTTGTCCTTCAAATTTTACATGCCTCATCTGATTTGTTCTTCATTTTCCATATACCACGAGATCAGAATCCCAGTTGACCGTGCAAATTTCAGTAACATTTTTACAATAAAAATTCACATATCCTCAGCACCTTCACATCTTTATTGACTCTTGAATTGACTATGTCCAACAACAATAGGCAGAAAATCAACTGCGGATTAATTGGAGTGACAAACGCGATACAATACTTGAATGATTTCGGGGAAAAAGTACTTAAGGCACCAATAGTGAGCTACGGAGTgataaacaagaaaacaaaaaatcaatcTTGACCTCAATAATGTATTGGGCAGCAGCAGTGCGGTTGTTGAGGGCGGCCCATTGGAGGGCGTAGTGACCGAGGGAGTCCGGCTCGGAGACAGAGCAGCCCTCGTTCTCCACCAATCTCTGCAGCTTCTCCATATCCCCATACGCCGCAGCCGTGTA
Protein-coding sequences here:
- the LOC113695684 gene encoding protein S-acyltransferase 24 yields the protein MSSEIEVVEEVEESRDHGRSSPTSAVSTTAKGTGGEIEEESLRNDVYTAAAYGDMEKLQRLVENEGCSVSEPDSLGHYALQWAALNNRTAAAQYIIERGGDVNAADHTGQTALHWSAVRGAIQVAEVLLQEGARVNAADMYGYQTTHVAAQYGQTSFLYYIVTKWNADPDVPDNDGRSPLHWAAYKGFADCIRLLLFLDAYRGRQDKEGCTPLHWAAIRGNLEACTVLVQAGKKEDLMLTDNTGFTPAQLASDKNHRQVAFFLGNARKLLDKRCDGNSRLGKLSKLGLAPVLWCTIFSLLVTYTHSVIMAPNLPKLTAGFALLAWLGVFLATSGLVLFYRCSSKDPGYIKVNMHDSQNTRDDEPLLKMEINHPALLAGNWAQLCSTCKIVRPLRAKHCSTCDRCVEQFDHHCPWVSNCIGKKNKWDFFLFLVVEALAMVITGGVALTRVLTDPLAPSSFGGWLSHAANEHVGAFAFIVSDIFLFSGVAILTAVQASQISRNITTNEVANIMRYSYLRGPGGRFRNRYDHGCKRNCSDFLITGYNEDIERDEESGESEGIGMMQIGRTSNLQNGACHSHQTNGNTDGNGGHVVVNVNKSSNTHQSHVHSSLCTHHKNNQKTDSVPVGLGIGLGGRNSGRSVIAS